In the Maribacter sp. MJ134 genome, one interval contains:
- a CDS encoding TonB-dependent receptor family protein — protein MKLLLLFLMVFLGVSQGVLSQTYTLSGEVKDDTAVAVPFASVFLLATTDSTLVKGTSADESGFFAIDGITEGLYFLKASYIGQTSENLALDITKDVKIGALIIAQSSQVLDEVVVTAGRPVVERKVDRLVFNVENTVLSQSSSWEILQQTPGVISMQDELQIRNQTATIYINDRKVQLSSEEVRNLLENYQGENIKSVEVLSNPPARYDAEGGPVLNIVTSKNISLGYKGNINTRYTQGVFAKYNIGTSHFYKTEKLNLNASYSFAPRKVFKDVESITNFNDDTGIFSRWETDFDQTNRFETHNIGLVLDYTFDDRNELSLTSNAQLSPERTYDYFQDTRIENGQGALDSTFTTASFLDETKNNVSADLTFKHTFEEKGSLTLNGHYTHFDLQRSQEVNSDYFLPSGDFIRDFDFFTNARQDIEIGTAQLDYSTLFGTVSFESGIKASFIDSQSKLDFFDLNNGQVPVAELSDDYLYDEQVFAGYFSLSKDWEKWSLKAGLRAEQTESSGNSVALSTINELSYFELFPTLYVLHNVNENHSFAFDYSRKLTRPRYEDLNPFRTFVNENLFFDGNPNLLPNFSNNFNLNYTLKQEFFFDFYYRDNGNYISTLTFQDNENQTLRDVTQNVLESTSYGFDFNYGKSITNNWYLYSYISIFHEDETFLALESDNVPARNEFDGFYADLTNYLTLSKDGTLKGELGLTYLSGFLQGSSIQAETTNLTFGLRKSFWKRRALVSLAVNDILGKANGRVTSKYLNQDNNFLAIPETQYVRFGFTYNFGNYRLEDNDREIDKIERERLSSEE, from the coding sequence GTGAAACTGCTACTACTTTTTCTTATGGTATTCCTTGGAGTTTCCCAAGGGGTTTTATCCCAAACGTATACCCTATCGGGAGAAGTTAAGGATGACACTGCTGTTGCTGTTCCTTTTGCATCGGTCTTTTTATTGGCCACCACAGATTCTACTTTAGTCAAAGGCACATCCGCAGATGAGAGCGGTTTTTTTGCCATAGACGGAATAACCGAAGGCCTTTATTTTTTAAAGGCAAGTTATATTGGCCAAACTTCGGAAAATCTGGCTCTGGACATTACCAAGGATGTTAAGATAGGTGCATTGATCATCGCGCAAAGTTCGCAGGTATTGGATGAGGTCGTGGTTACGGCAGGTAGGCCAGTGGTAGAGCGAAAAGTAGATAGGTTGGTGTTCAATGTAGAAAATACGGTATTATCCCAGAGCAGTTCTTGGGAAATTCTACAACAGACTCCAGGGGTAATCTCTATGCAAGATGAACTTCAAATACGAAACCAGACCGCCACAATTTATATAAACGACCGAAAAGTGCAACTTAGCTCAGAGGAGGTTAGGAATTTATTGGAAAACTACCAGGGAGAAAATATAAAGTCGGTAGAGGTCCTTAGCAATCCACCGGCGAGATATGATGCAGAAGGTGGCCCAGTACTGAATATCGTTACCAGTAAGAATATTTCATTGGGCTACAAGGGAAATATCAACACTAGGTACACCCAAGGAGTTTTTGCTAAATACAATATAGGCACATCGCACTTCTATAAGACCGAAAAACTGAATTTAAACGCCAGTTATTCCTTTGCACCCAGAAAGGTTTTTAAAGATGTGGAAAGCATAACTAATTTTAACGATGACACGGGTATTTTTTCGCGCTGGGAGACAGATTTTGACCAAACCAACCGGTTTGAAACGCATAACATTGGGCTGGTTTTGGACTACACTTTTGACGATAGAAATGAACTAAGCCTAACCTCCAATGCGCAATTATCCCCAGAGAGAACCTATGATTATTTTCAAGATACGCGTATTGAAAATGGGCAAGGGGCCCTGGATTCTACCTTTACCACTGCCAGTTTTTTAGACGAGACCAAGAACAATGTTTCCGCGGACCTTACATTTAAACATACTTTCGAAGAGAAAGGTTCCTTAACACTAAACGGGCATTATACCCATTTTGACCTGCAGCGGTCTCAAGAAGTGAACTCCGATTATTTTCTGCCCAGTGGCGATTTTATAAGGGATTTTGATTTTTTTACCAACGCACGGCAAGATATAGAGATTGGTACGGCACAGTTGGATTATAGCACACTTTTTGGCACCGTCAGTTTTGAATCCGGTATTAAGGCATCTTTTATTGACTCCCAAAGCAAACTGGATTTTTTTGATTTGAACAACGGGCAGGTACCGGTCGCGGAGCTTTCCGACGATTACCTGTACGACGAACAAGTCTTTGCAGGTTATTTTAGCCTTTCCAAGGATTGGGAAAAATGGAGCTTAAAGGCCGGTCTAAGGGCAGAGCAAACGGAAAGTTCCGGTAATTCGGTGGCACTCTCCACCATTAATGAGTTATCGTATTTTGAGCTTTTCCCAACACTCTATGTGCTGCATAACGTGAACGAAAATCATAGCTTTGCTTTTGATTATTCCAGAAAACTGACCAGACCCCGATATGAGGATTTAAATCCGTTTAGAACATTTGTAAACGAGAATCTTTTTTTTGACGGGAATCCTAACCTGCTTCCAAACTTTAGCAACAATTTCAATTTAAATTATACGCTGAAACAAGAATTCTTTTTTGATTTTTACTATAGGGACAATGGTAATTATATTTCCACGCTTACTTTTCAGGATAATGAAAACCAGACCTTAAGAGATGTTACCCAGAATGTTTTAGAAAGTACTTCGTACGGATTTGATTTTAACTACGGAAAATCCATTACGAACAACTGGTATCTCTATAGCTATATTTCCATTTTTCATGAAGATGAGACGTTTTTAGCTCTGGAAAGTGACAACGTTCCCGCAAGGAATGAGTTTGACGGGTTTTATGCGGACCTTACCAATTATTTGACGCTATCCAAAGACGGAACGCTTAAAGGGGAATTGGGGCTTACCTATTTATCTGGCTTTCTGCAGGGGTCTAGCATACAGGCAGAGACTACGAATCTTACCTTTGGATTGCGAAAATCGTTTTGGAAGCGCAGGGCATTAGTAAGCCTTGCCGTTAACGATATTCTCGGAAAAGCCAACGGCAGGGTCACCTCAAAATACTTGAACCAGGACAATAATTTCCTGGCCATTCCTGAAACGCAGTATGTGCGTTTTGGCTTTACCTATAATTTTGGAAATTACAGATTAGAGGATAATGACAGGGAGATAGACAAAATAGAACGGGAGCGCCTTAGTAGCGAGGAATGA
- a CDS encoding prolipoprotein diacylglyceryl transferase — MLTIPYEPVVFGIKINAHLVLEYLAFFIAFRYYVYLRNKSTDTISANNRLSIIIGAIFGALLLSRVVAFLENPVLHAEQGWLYLLNNKTIMGGLFGGLLGVELAKKIIGEKQSSGDLFTLPIILGIGIGRLGCFLAGTKEFTYGKETAFFLGIDLGDGVPRHPIALYEMVFLLLLFLLIRQLQQREKCWPTGSFFKLFMVSYFSFRFFMEFLKPNSYFILGLSSIQYLCLICLLYYRKFILRGISYVAKKLYLL, encoded by the coding sequence TTGCTGACCATTCCCTATGAGCCTGTTGTATTCGGCATAAAAATTAATGCGCATTTAGTGCTGGAATACCTAGCTTTTTTTATCGCTTTTAGGTACTACGTTTATTTGCGGAACAAAAGCACGGATACGATCTCGGCTAACAACCGACTCTCCATTATCATCGGTGCCATATTCGGTGCTTTACTACTATCTAGGGTCGTAGCATTTTTAGAAAACCCTGTGTTGCACGCGGAACAGGGTTGGTTGTATCTCCTGAATAATAAAACCATCATGGGTGGGCTTTTCGGTGGACTGCTAGGGGTAGAACTGGCAAAGAAAATCATTGGCGAAAAGCAATCGTCCGGAGACCTTTTTACGCTCCCCATAATTTTAGGTATTGGCATTGGACGTTTGGGATGTTTTTTAGCAGGAACCAAGGAGTTTACCTATGGGAAAGAAACTGCCTTTTTCTTGGGTATTGATTTAGGGGATGGGGTTCCCAGACATCCTATAGCACTATATGAAATGGTATTTCTTTTGCTGTTGTTCCTTCTTATACGCCAGTTACAGCAGCGTGAAAAATGTTGGCCCACGGGCAGCTTCTTTAAACTGTTCATGGTCAGCTATTTTAGCTTTCGCTTTTTCATGGAATTTTTAAAACCTAATTCCTATTTCATTTTAGGTTTGAGCAGCATCCAATATTTATGCTTAATTTGTCTATTGTACTACCGTAAATTTATCCTTAGAGGAATTTCCTATGTCGCAAAAAAACTATACCTATTATGA
- a CDS encoding radical SAM protein, whose product MSQKNYTYYDFTLSLCPECLRRVDAKIVFENENVYMLKNCKEHGRSKVLIADDIEYYKNIRNYNKASEYPKTFNTQTHYGCPYDCGLCPDHEQHSCLTVVELTDRCNLTCPTCYAGSSPSYGRHRTLEEVKKMLDVIVKNEGEPDVVQLSGGEPTIHPQFFEIMDYAKTLPIRHLMLNTNGIKIARDFDFAKRLASYAPDFEIYLQFDSLDNKVLQTLRGADLADIRLKAIEHLNQLNLSTTLVVTLQKGLNDHEMGATIDFALKQKCIRGVTFQPTQIAGRLDNFEVDENRITLTEVRRKILEQSPIFEPDDLIPVPCNPDALVMAYALKLGDDVSPLTRFINPEDLLNEGKNTIIYEQDEQLHGKMIDLFSTGNSVEKASENLKSIMCCLPEIDAPELGYDNLFRIIIMQFIDAHNFDVRAIKKSCVHIVNKDYKIIPFETMNLFYRDDKVERLKELQNEYV is encoded by the coding sequence ATGTCGCAAAAAAACTATACCTATTATGATTTTACCTTAAGCCTGTGTCCGGAATGTCTGAGAAGGGTAGATGCGAAGATCGTTTTTGAGAACGAAAACGTCTACATGCTTAAAAACTGTAAAGAACACGGCCGTTCTAAAGTGCTTATTGCGGATGATATTGAATACTATAAAAACATCCGCAACTATAACAAAGCTTCGGAATACCCCAAAACCTTTAACACCCAGACCCATTACGGGTGTCCTTACGACTGCGGACTTTGCCCTGACCATGAACAACATTCTTGTCTTACCGTTGTAGAGCTTACGGACCGTTGCAACCTTACCTGTCCTACCTGTTATGCAGGGTCCTCCCCTTCCTATGGGCGGCACAGGACCTTGGAGGAAGTCAAAAAAATGCTTGATGTCATCGTAAAGAACGAAGGCGAACCCGATGTGGTGCAACTCAGCGGTGGCGAGCCCACCATACATCCGCAGTTTTTTGAAATAATGGACTATGCCAAAACGCTTCCTATCCGTCACTTAATGCTGAATACCAACGGTATAAAAATTGCGAGGGATTTTGATTTTGCAAAGCGATTGGCCAGCTACGCACCGGATTTTGAGATTTACCTTCAGTTCGATTCCTTGGATAACAAGGTATTGCAAACCTTGCGCGGAGCAGATTTGGCGGATATTCGATTAAAGGCCATTGAACATTTGAACCAACTTAATCTCTCTACAACCTTGGTCGTTACACTACAGAAAGGATTGAACGACCACGAGATGGGGGCCACAATAGATTTTGCCCTAAAGCAAAAATGTATACGCGGAGTTACCTTTCAGCCTACGCAGATCGCTGGTAGGTTGGATAATTTTGAGGTGGATGAGAACAGAATAACCTTGACCGAGGTACGAAGAAAAATATTGGAACAATCTCCCATATTTGAACCGGACGATTTAATTCCCGTTCCCTGTAATCCTGATGCCTTGGTTATGGCCTACGCCCTGAAATTGGGAGATGACGTGAGTCCGCTTACACGGTTCATTAACCCTGAAGATTTGCTGAACGAGGGCAAGAACACCATCATCTATGAGCAAGACGAACAGCTACATGGTAAGATGATAGACCTTTTTAGTACCGGTAATTCCGTGGAGAAGGCTTCGGAGAACTTAAAGAGCATTATGTGTTGTCTTCCGGAAATAGATGCTCCCGAGTTGGGCTATGACAACCTGTTCCGTATTATTATCATGCAATTTATAGATGCCCATAATTTTGATGTTAGGGCCATAAAGAAGTCTTGTGTGCATATCGTAAACAAGGATTATAAGATCATACCTTTTGAGACTATGAACTTGTTCTACAGGGACGATAAGGTTGAGCGGTTAAAAGAGCTTCAAAATGAATATGTGTAA
- a CDS encoding cation:proton antiporter, with protein sequence MLELAGIIILGIIAQWVAWRLKLPAILPLILIGLLVGPIATLFTEDGGKLIEPIWDGEKGLFPGEGLYYFVSLAISIILFEGGLTLKRSEIRNVGPMITKLITIGSVVTFFGAGVAAHYIFGLNWQISFLFSALIIVTGPTVITPILRNIPLKKDVSAVLKWEGILIDPIGALAAVLVFEFISVGEGQGYTLTALIEFGKILLFGFTFGFTFAHALAFAIKKNFIPHYLLNVVSLSVVLLVFVESDIFAHESGLLAVVVMGMVMGNMNLPNIKELLYFKESLSVLLISILFILLAANINISDLELIYNWKTVALFAVIVFLIRPIGVFLSAQGSNLKFNEKLFISWVGPRGIVAAGIASLFGSKLLSRGEPGAEYITPLVFMIVLGTVLLNATTARIFAKLVGVFLKKSEGILIVGACKVSRLIGSYLQQNNRHVVLIDSNRDNIEKAKKKGLEAFNANIYSDSLSNNIELNDVGFLMALTGNVDINKFALNKFKNQFGENGSFRLVTPDEMKDPENNPKEGLFSHTDDYIRLSQAARNNPTIHEIELKDAEHYKELIEITKADDAIIPLFLRSPEGDIEIIPAFSEDFTEIQEGFRLAYLGKLFPVEEDN encoded by the coding sequence ATGCTAGAACTAGCGGGAATCATAATTTTAGGTATTATAGCACAGTGGGTAGCTTGGCGCCTAAAATTACCGGCAATATTACCATTGATTTTAATAGGGCTCTTGGTAGGGCCGATAGCCACACTATTTACTGAAGACGGAGGTAAACTGATAGAACCTATTTGGGATGGTGAAAAAGGTCTTTTCCCAGGCGAAGGGCTGTACTATTTTGTTTCGCTTGCCATTAGCATTATTCTTTTTGAGGGAGGTCTTACGCTGAAACGTTCAGAAATTAGAAACGTAGGTCCTATGATTACCAAGTTGATTACCATAGGAAGTGTGGTAACTTTCTTTGGTGCCGGTGTTGCCGCCCATTATATTTTTGGTCTTAATTGGCAGATTTCATTTTTGTTCTCTGCATTGATCATTGTGACTGGGCCAACGGTAATTACACCGATTTTAAGAAACATTCCACTGAAAAAGGATGTTTCTGCGGTATTGAAGTGGGAAGGAATCCTTATTGACCCCATAGGCGCATTGGCCGCCGTTTTGGTCTTTGAATTTATAAGTGTTGGGGAGGGCCAAGGCTATACGTTGACCGCACTCATAGAATTTGGAAAAATACTCTTATTCGGATTCACTTTTGGATTCACCTTTGCGCACGCCTTGGCATTTGCTATTAAAAAGAATTTTATTCCACATTATCTTTTGAATGTGGTATCACTTTCTGTGGTGCTTTTGGTCTTTGTAGAGTCCGATATTTTTGCTCATGAGTCCGGGCTTTTGGCCGTGGTAGTTATGGGAATGGTCATGGGTAATATGAATTTGCCTAACATCAAGGAACTTCTTTACTTCAAGGAGTCCTTGAGCGTTCTTTTGATATCCATACTTTTCATACTGTTAGCGGCCAATATCAACATATCCGATTTGGAGCTTATTTATAATTGGAAAACAGTAGCGCTTTTTGCGGTTATTGTTTTCTTGATAAGGCCTATAGGAGTATTCCTCAGTGCCCAAGGCTCCAATCTAAAATTCAACGAAAAATTATTTATAAGTTGGGTGGGTCCCAGAGGTATTGTTGCGGCCGGTATAGCCTCACTTTTTGGGTCTAAGCTGTTATCAAGGGGAGAGCCAGGTGCGGAATACATCACCCCATTGGTATTTATGATTGTACTGGGTACCGTTTTACTGAATGCAACTACAGCTAGGATATTTGCAAAATTAGTAGGTGTTTTTCTAAAGAAATCCGAAGGTATCTTAATTGTTGGGGCATGCAAGGTTTCTCGTTTAATCGGTAGTTATTTACAACAGAATAACCGTCATGTAGTATTGATAGATAGTAACCGGGATAATATAGAAAAGGCAAAGAAAAAAGGATTGGAAGCCTTTAATGCCAATATTTATTCTGATTCGCTTTCCAATAATATAGAACTTAACGATGTTGGTTTTCTAATGGCACTAACGGGCAATGTGGATATCAATAAATTTGCTTTGAACAAGTTCAAAAATCAATTTGGTGAAAATGGCTCTTTTAGGTTAGTGACGCCAGATGAGATGAAAGATCCGGAAAATAATCCCAAAGAGGGGCTTTTTTCTCATACGGATGATTATATACGTTTATCGCAAGCTGCCAGAAATAATCCTACCATTCATGAGATAGAATTAAAGGATGCTGAGCATTATAAAGAACTTATAGAGATTACCAAGGCGGATGACGCAATAATTCCTTTATTCTTAAGAAGCCCAGAAGGGGATATTGAAATTATACCGGCCTTTAGCGAAGATTTTACTGAAATTCAAGAAGGATTTAGATTGGCTTATTTAGGTAAGCTATTCCCTGTTGAGGAAGACAATTAA
- a CDS encoding outer membrane beta-barrel family protein, with protein MKRDFYLLSIFVLLVSLTSAQDYKISGTVLDAEGNALVYANVVLESNDGNPIKGTATDENGQFLLEGIVSGDYRLYASYIKSTSEVRVLSVKSDTDVGNLLINQNTQELEEVVVTYEKPTLVQKADRYVFNIENSALADSDIWDVLKNTPGVVIINDKITIQNTGNISVLINGRRVNIPESDIINLLSGSSASNVEAIEVITNPPAKYSAEGGLLIDIKMKKNIIAGYNGSIYNRYSQGVFPKHTLGTDHFFKGKRTDFSMNYSFRKNKNLRRYTDITNFFEENSVDETWQAEQQNISMTEQHNVNLFFDYQPNDKNTLSFSSINSLRPFGDTFLNSETQITDTLGQPNASFNTINNSDANYYNTSYYLDWKHEIDEDGQQLAFNTHYTFYNYTREQDIATDFFDNDRNLTGENDFVTQSDQRTNLFSLQLDYTKPLGKTTTFETGLRYATINSDNAIEQLGFTSDQPGVSPTEIGNFVYDERISAGYLSMDHSLEQWKLKAGLRTEYTETVGDLDAGANRTKNSYLEFFPSFSALYTPNKKNSFKLNYYRRITRPRYDWLNPFQYFQSNNTTVEGNPDLIPSTRNSISLAYTYDKTYTFTAFYYRRKNEFLQQVFQDNEANLLRFIATNLDSNRNYGADIVFNKKLTSYWSSYALLSYFNRENTFRDFDTGELFVNSIWSGLLRLRNSFTLLEDKSLFADVNYSYYAPTFQGNARQDEVSTLGLAFRKTLWDKNASISLAVEDIFNGGNYFYTRRFANQNNTTSSRRETRLFVFGFRYKFGNTRIKDNYKRKRVDERSRI; from the coding sequence ATGAAGAGGGATTTTTATTTGCTTTCCATTTTTGTGTTACTTGTTTCCCTCACAAGTGCACAGGATTATAAAATTAGCGGCACCGTATTAGATGCGGAAGGCAATGCCTTAGTCTATGCCAACGTAGTTTTAGAGTCTAATGATGGCAACCCCATTAAAGGCACGGCTACGGATGAAAACGGTCAATTCCTTTTAGAGGGTATTGTTTCTGGAGACTACAGGTTATACGCCAGCTATATTAAGAGTACATCCGAAGTACGAGTACTCTCCGTAAAGTCGGATACGGATGTTGGAAATTTGCTCATCAATCAAAATACGCAGGAATTAGAAGAGGTCGTAGTTACTTACGAGAAGCCCACATTAGTGCAAAAAGCGGACAGATATGTTTTTAATATAGAAAACAGTGCCTTGGCCGATAGTGATATTTGGGATGTGTTAAAAAATACTCCCGGCGTGGTTATCATCAATGATAAAATTACCATTCAAAATACCGGCAACATTAGTGTTCTTATAAACGGACGTAGGGTAAATATACCCGAAAGCGATATCATAAACCTACTTTCTGGCAGTTCTGCGAGTAATGTAGAAGCGATTGAGGTCATTACCAATCCGCCAGCAAAATATAGTGCCGAAGGTGGACTTTTGATAGACATTAAAATGAAGAAAAATATTATTGCCGGGTATAACGGTTCTATCTATAACCGGTATTCCCAAGGTGTTTTTCCAAAGCATACCCTGGGGACGGACCACTTTTTTAAGGGTAAGCGAACGGATTTCTCAATGAACTATTCTTTTAGGAAGAACAAAAACCTAAGACGCTACACGGATATCACTAATTTTTTTGAAGAAAACAGTGTAGATGAGACCTGGCAAGCAGAACAGCAAAATATTTCAATGACAGAGCAGCACAACGTTAATCTATTTTTCGATTATCAACCAAACGACAAGAACACCCTAAGTTTTTCCTCTATTAATTCCTTAAGACCATTTGGCGATACATTTTTGAATTCTGAAACACAAATAACGGATACCCTAGGGCAACCGAACGCCAGCTTTAACACAATTAATAATTCGGATGCCAATTACTACAACACTTCCTATTATTTAGACTGGAAACATGAGATAGATGAGGATGGCCAGCAGTTAGCGTTCAATACGCATTACACCTTCTACAACTACACAAGAGAGCAGGATATTGCCACCGATTTCTTTGATAATGATAGGAACCTCACCGGTGAGAACGACTTTGTCACCCAGTCCGACCAACGAACAAACCTGTTCAGTCTTCAACTAGATTATACAAAGCCATTAGGAAAGACAACCACTTTTGAAACAGGGTTGCGCTATGCCACCATTAACAGCGATAATGCCATAGAACAGTTGGGTTTTACCAGCGATCAGCCCGGTGTTAGCCCAACAGAAATCGGAAATTTTGTCTATGACGAACGTATTTCCGCAGGGTACCTGAGCATGGACCATAGTTTGGAGCAATGGAAGCTCAAAGCAGGACTACGAACGGAATATACCGAAACGGTAGGAGATTTGGATGCCGGTGCCAACAGAACAAAAAACTCCTATCTGGAATTTTTCCCCTCATTTTCCGCTTTGTATACCCCGAACAAGAAGAACTCCTTTAAACTTAATTACTACAGACGTATTACCCGACCTCGGTACGATTGGCTCAATCCCTTTCAGTATTTCCAAAGTAACAATACTACGGTAGAAGGCAACCCCGATCTCATACCCTCCACAAGAAACTCCATATCGCTGGCCTACACCTACGACAAGACCTATACCTTTACCGCATTTTATTATAGGCGTAAGAACGAGTTTCTGCAGCAGGTGTTTCAGGATAACGAGGCCAATCTCTTACGGTTTATCGCTACAAATCTAGATAGCAATAGAAATTACGGTGCAGATATTGTCTTTAACAAAAAACTGACAAGTTACTGGTCTTCCTACGCGCTTCTGAGCTATTTTAATAGGGAAAACACTTTCCGTGATTTTGATACGGGAGAATTATTTGTGAATTCTATATGGTCTGGATTATTGCGTTTACGGAATAGCTTTACATTATTGGAGGACAAATCACTTTTTGCTGATGTAAATTACAGTTATTACGCTCCAACATTTCAAGGAAACGCTAGGCAAGATGAAGTAAGCACTTTGGGATTGGCCTTTAGAAAAACTCTATGGGACAAAAATGCCAGTATTTCGTTGGCTGTTGAGGATATTTTTAACGGGGGAAATTATTTTTATACCAGAAGATTTGCAAATCAAAATAACACCACTTCCTCGAGAAGGGAAACACGACTCTTTGTCTTTGGGTTTAGGTATAAGTTCGGTAACACTAGGATTAAGGACAACTATAAAAGAAAACGGGTGGACGAACGCAGTAGGATTTAA
- the lepA gene encoding translation elongation factor 4 — translation MKNIRNFCIIAHIDHGKSTLADRLLDFTGSVTEREKKEQLLDSMDLERERGITIKSHAIQMEYTYKGEEYILNLIDTPGHVDFSYEVSRSIAACEGALLVVDAAQSIQAQTISNLYLALENDLEIIPVLNKVDLPSASPEEVTDDIVDLLGCDAEEVIPASAKTGIGIEEILAAIIERVPAPEGNLDESLQALVFDSVYNPFRGVETYFRVINGEIKKGQKIKFVATDKDYFADEVGTLKLEQHPKKSIKAGDVGYLITGIKDAREVKVGDTITDAAKPTENAIAGFEDVKPMVFAGIYPVDTEDFEELRTSMEKLQLNDASLVFAPESSAALGFGFRCGFLGMLHMEIIQERLEREFNMTVITTVPNVSYNAFTRRDPDKPIIVNNPSDLPDPSTIDRVEEPYIKATIITKSDFVGNVMSLCIEKRGQITNQTYLTTERVELNFDMPLAEIVFDFYDRLKTVSKGYASFDYAPIGMRTSKLVRVDILLNAQPVDALSALIHADNAVTIGKKMCEKLKELIPRQQFDIPIQAAIGAKIISRETTKALRKDVTAKCYGGDISRKRKLLEKQKKGKKRMRQVGNVEVPQEAFMAVLKLND, via the coding sequence ATGAAAAACATTCGAAATTTTTGCATCATTGCCCATATAGACCATGGTAAAAGCACCTTGGCCGATAGGCTTTTGGACTTTACCGGCTCCGTTACCGAGAGGGAGAAGAAAGAACAGCTGCTAGACAGTATGGATTTGGAACGTGAACGTGGTATTACCATAAAGAGTCACGCTATTCAGATGGAATACACGTATAAGGGAGAAGAGTATATTCTGAATTTAATCGATACTCCTGGTCATGTAGATTTCTCTTACGAAGTTTCCAGGTCCATTGCCGCTTGTGAAGGGGCATTACTAGTGGTTGATGCCGCTCAAAGCATTCAAGCACAAACCATTAGTAATTTATACTTGGCCTTAGAAAACGACTTGGAAATTATTCCGGTACTCAATAAGGTAGACTTACCCAGTGCAAGTCCGGAAGAAGTTACGGATGATATTGTAGATCTTCTAGGTTGTGATGCCGAAGAGGTTATCCCGGCGAGTGCAAAGACCGGAATTGGCATCGAGGAAATACTTGCCGCTATTATTGAGCGGGTTCCTGCTCCAGAAGGAAACTTGGATGAGTCGTTACAAGCATTGGTCTTCGACTCTGTTTATAATCCGTTCCGAGGCGTAGAAACCTATTTTAGGGTTATCAACGGTGAAATTAAGAAAGGACAAAAAATAAAATTTGTTGCCACCGATAAGGATTATTTTGCCGACGAGGTAGGTACGCTTAAACTAGAACAGCATCCCAAGAAAAGTATAAAGGCAGGAGATGTGGGGTATTTGATTACAGGCATCAAGGATGCAAGGGAAGTAAAGGTAGGAGATACCATTACGGATGCGGCAAAACCAACGGAAAATGCAATTGCCGGTTTTGAGGACGTAAAGCCTATGGTCTTTGCAGGTATTTACCCTGTAGATACCGAAGATTTTGAGGAGCTCAGGACTTCCATGGAAAAATTGCAATTAAATGATGCTTCCTTAGTTTTTGCCCCGGAAAGTAGTGCCGCCCTAGGTTTTGGTTTCCGTTGCGGCTTTTTGGGAATGCTTCATATGGAAATCATTCAGGAACGCTTGGAGCGCGAATTTAATATGACGGTAATTACGACCGTTCCCAATGTTAGTTACAATGCTTTTACGCGCAGGGACCCCGACAAACCTATCATCGTTAACAATCCTTCCGATTTGCCGGACCCTTCCACAATTGACCGGGTAGAAGAACCTTATATCAAGGCAACCATTATTACAAAGTCCGATTTTGTGGGTAATGTAATGTCGCTCTGTATTGAAAAAAGAGGCCAGATTACCAATCAAACGTACTTAACAACCGAACGTGTTGAGCTCAATTTTGATATGCCACTGGCGGAAATAGTGTTTGATTTCTATGACCGTCTAAAAACGGTTTCCAAAGGGTACGCTTCATTTGACTATGCGCCAATAGGAATGCGAACTTCCAAATTGGTACGTGTAGATATTTTATTGAACGCACAGCCCGTAGATGCCCTATCTGCGCTTATACATGCCGATAACGCCGTTACCATAGGTAAAAAGATGTGTGAAAAACTGAAGGAGCTTATCCCTAGACAACAGTTTGATATTCCCATTCAAGCAGCAATAGGGGCAAAAATTATTTCTAGGGAAACCACGAAGGCACTTCGTAAAGACGTTACCGCCAAATGTTACGGTGGTGATATTTCTAGAAAAAGAAAGCTTTTGGAGAAACAAAAGAAAGGTAAAAAACGTATGCGCCAAGTGGGGAACGTAGAAGTGCCACAAGAAGCCTTTATGGCGGTTCTTAAGCTAAATGATTAA